The Nitrosopumilus cobalaminigenes genome contains a region encoding:
- a CDS encoding mechanosensitive ion channel family protein, with protein MAEEDLTQISAGEFETVGHLLASSESLQIAFFIMIAGMIGIVLGYRKFSSWVGSQKFYYQKPHFARFLRRAVLPVFAIIFITIINIHIQTGFLLGEDLAIIEDNELAPEEIFAKILNTFNILVIGYTISHLIPISLIKRDKTILEKEDFDAWFEMRGFIDDGEDLFHKFYKWVPPNITPEEIEEKEFKEKLKTKEGMLELEQFRTTRGNPIGGYEKLIDNPFEEWKKSERAKYEKYYKNCITGNNQSGRKLKPGAKPDEIFPIDVWREEKRVNHYEPIIPSSRPPGYAKKKNENIPKSAKQILPVGIFVATVLGVIAWWGVDLIVLATATGGLAIGMGLALQETMQNYFAYILIRKDKIFVEGERVKLDSGYNGYVHKITPRVTYVKDALNESIAIIPTRQLVNAQIINYTQGNKMVPAIVDVGVSYLNDPKQVSAILVKVGKRAMNEVVDIKGKHLIRQIRCPYLKNNQPSCGCDKDIHVDINQPVVRFNQFNDSSLDFSVWVYVRDYGAQFKTKTDMRMIMYEEFKKYDIRIPWPIRTVYQGDEKREQEEINSLNDQRNEVIDKYGLGDLGRGGGGEE; from the coding sequence ATGATTGGAATTGTTCTTGGATATAGAAAATTTTCGTCATGGGTAGGTTCACAGAAATTTTATTATCAAAAACCACATTTTGCAAGATTTCTTAGAAGAGCAGTTCTGCCAGTTTTTGCAATTATATTTATCACGATAATTAACATTCACATTCAAACCGGTTTTTTGTTAGGAGAAGATTTAGCTATAATTGAGGATAATGAGTTAGCACCAGAAGAAATTTTTGCAAAGATTCTCAATACATTTAATATTTTAGTAATTGGATATACTATTTCTCATCTTATTCCAATATCCCTTATCAAACGTGATAAAACAATATTAGAAAAAGAAGATTTTGATGCTTGGTTTGAAATGAGGGGATTTATTGATGATGGGGAGGATCTGTTCCATAAATTCTACAAATGGGTTCCACCAAACATTACTCCAGAAGAGATAGAAGAAAAAGAATTCAAAGAAAAACTAAAAACAAAAGAAGGCATGTTGGAACTCGAGCAATTTCGAACAACAAGAGGAAATCCAATTGGAGGATACGAAAAATTAATTGATAATCCATTTGAAGAATGGAAAAAGTCAGAACGTGCAAAATATGAAAAATATTATAAAAACTGTATTACGGGTAATAATCAATCTGGAAGAAAATTAAAACCAGGTGCAAAACCTGATGAAATATTTCCAATCGATGTATGGAGAGAAGAAAAACGAGTAAATCATTATGAACCAATTATTCCAAGTTCCCGTCCTCCAGGTTATGCTAAGAAGAAAAATGAAAATATTCCTAAATCTGCAAAACAGATTCTTCCAGTTGGAATTTTTGTTGCAACAGTTTTAGGAGTTATTGCTTGGTGGGGTGTTGATTTGATTGTACTAGCTACAGCTACAGGTGGTTTGGCAATTGGAATGGGATTAGCATTACAAGAGACTATGCAAAATTATTTTGCATATATTCTCATTAGAAAAGACAAAATATTTGTTGAAGGTGAGCGTGTAAAACTTGATTCAGGGTATAATGGCTATGTTCATAAAATCACTCCTAGAGTTACATATGTTAAAGATGCATTAAATGAATCAATTGCAATAATTCCAACAAGACAATTAGTCAATGCTCAAATAATTAACTACACACAAGGCAACAAGATGGTACCTGCAATTGTAGATGTAGGTGTTTCTTATCTTAATGATCCCAAACAAGTTTCAGCAATACTTGTGAAAGTTGGAAAACGTGCAATGAATGAAGTTGTTGATATTAAGGGTAAACATCTCATTAGACAAATTCGATGTCCCTACTTGAAAAATAACCAACCCAGTTGCGGTTGTGATAAAGACATTCACGTGGATATTAATCAACCAGTTGTAAGATTCAATCAATTTAATGATTCTTCATTGGATTTCTCAGTATGGGTTTATGTCAGAGATTATGGTGCTCAATTTAAAACCAAAACAGACATGAGAATGATAATGTATGAAGAATTTAAAAAGTACGATATCAGAATACCATGGCCAATTAGAACTGTATACCAAGGAGATGAAAAACGTGAACAAGAAGAGATCAATAGTCTTAATGATCAAAGAAATGAAGTGATTGACAAATATGGTCTAGGAGACCTTGGTCGTGGTGGTGGCGGAGAAGAATAA
- a CDS encoding ribose-phosphate diphosphokinase encodes MSKLSVIAGKSSEEVSRKLSRKIKANFVKSQVRVFADGESKITLSGKISKRKSIVVQSIYPPVDTNLIQALSLISKAKETSAEVIAIIPYMGYARQDREFLPGEIVTMKVLGKLFKGAGASKIIAVDIHSMLGFKHFSIKTKNVSAIPDLVQYVKKLSLKNPLVVSPDQGGKERAKEFAKELGSEFIALEKKRDRKTGKVKIKTKNLDEVENRDLILVDDMISTGGSIVKATQFLKKQKCKKVYVACTHALLMNDAEKRIKKAGVTKIISANTIPGKTSIVDISNTIAKAIK; translated from the coding sequence TTGAGTAAGTTATCAGTAATTGCTGGAAAATCATCTGAAGAAGTATCAAGAAAACTATCTAGAAAAATAAAGGCAAATTTTGTAAAATCACAAGTTAGAGTTTTTGCCGATGGTGAAAGTAAGATTACTCTAAGTGGAAAAATATCTAAAAGAAAATCTATTGTTGTACAGTCAATTTATCCTCCAGTAGATACAAATCTAATTCAAGCATTGTCACTTATTTCAAAAGCTAAAGAAACATCAGCAGAAGTTATTGCTATAATTCCATATATGGGATATGCAAGACAAGATAGAGAATTTTTACCAGGAGAAATTGTAACTATGAAAGTTCTTGGCAAGCTGTTCAAAGGAGCTGGTGCATCAAAAATTATTGCTGTTGATATTCACAGTATGTTGGGATTCAAACATTTTTCTATCAAAACAAAAAATGTGTCTGCAATTCCAGACCTGGTACAATATGTTAAGAAATTGAGCCTGAAAAACCCACTTGTTGTATCTCCAGATCAAGGAGGAAAAGAGAGGGCAAAAGAATTTGCAAAGGAATTAGGCTCAGAGTTTATTGCATTAGAGAAAAAAAGAGATAGAAAAACGGGAAAAGTTAAGATAAAAACAAAGAATCTAGATGAGGTTGAAAATAGAGATTTGATTTTAGTCGATGATATGATTAGCACTGGAGGAAGTATTGTAAAAGCTACTCAGTTTTTGAAAAAACAAAAATGTAAAAAAGTGTATGTTGCATGTACACATGCTCTATTAATGAATGATGCAGAAAAAAGAATTAAAAAAGCAGGAGTTACTAAAATCATCAGTGCAAATACAATTCCTGGTAAAACATCAATTGTAGATATTTCTAATACCATTGCAAAGGCAATTAAATAA
- a CDS encoding DNA methyltransferase — protein sequence MPESFFVLSKDYLELATDEITALAKMYDRFSKIKVISNLVIVQSKTNWNEIAKRATFVKVSGQILRKMSGLFLDEENLGVLKNAKTFVCRIVNLSSNQFNIPELENSMGDMISKFSHAKVNLENPDITVYLIFTNNENFFGFSKRVKGQTRPKKIKKHPHELDWKLTRLMINLIGMKKGETVCDPFCGTGTTLLEAESMGIHGIGLDFDEKMCKIAKENLKVNKYHSEVIKSEFQGLSKISDKFDGIVTDLPYGTASKASEKPQEILKKFFASLPKKKRVAIMYKKELDFNSKLSGLKKYHIYRHKSLTRTILIK from the coding sequence ATGCCAGAAAGTTTTTTTGTTCTATCTAAAGATTATCTAGAACTTGCCACAGATGAAATAACTGCACTTGCAAAAATGTATGATAGATTTTCTAAAATTAAAGTAATTTCAAATTTAGTTATAGTTCAATCCAAAACTAATTGGAATGAAATAGCTAAAAGAGCTACATTTGTAAAAGTTTCAGGGCAAATATTACGTAAAATGTCAGGGTTATTTTTGGATGAAGAAAACTTGGGTGTTTTAAAAAATGCAAAAACATTTGTCTGTAGAATTGTAAATTTATCATCAAATCAATTCAACATACCTGAATTAGAAAACTCAATGGGGGATATGATATCAAAATTCTCTCATGCAAAAGTAAATTTAGAAAATCCTGACATTACAGTATACTTAATTTTTACAAATAATGAAAACTTTTTTGGATTTTCAAAACGAGTAAAAGGTCAGACTAGACCAAAAAAGATCAAAAAACACCCTCATGAATTAGATTGGAAGCTAACAAGATTAATGATTAATCTGATAGGAATGAAAAAAGGAGAAACTGTATGTGATCCATTTTGTGGAACAGGCACAACTCTGCTTGAGGCAGAGTCAATGGGAATTCATGGAATTGGCTTAGATTTTGATGAAAAAATGTGTAAAATTGCTAAAGAGAATCTCAAGGTAAACAAATATCATTCAGAAGTGATCAAATCGGAATTTCAAGGATTATCAAAAATATCTGATAAATTTGATGGAATTGTGACTGATTTACCATATGGAACTGCCTCAAAGGCATCAGAAAAGCCACAAGAAATCCTAAAGAAATTTTTTGCCAGTCTTCCTAAGAAAAAAAGAGTGGCAATCATGTACAAAAAAGAATTGGATTTTAATTCAAAATTAAGTGGGCTAAAAAAATATCATATCTATAGGCATAAAAGCTTGACAAGAACAATCCTGATAAAATGA
- the rnz gene encoding ribonuclease Z has translation MKLVFLGTSAAQPTENRGLSCICLERDGEILMFDAGEAAQISFMKSGLGWNKKMKLFVTHMHGDHCVGILGLLQTMSMQNRTEALEIFGPSGIEEFIGANIKILNFGLSFPVLITTIKEGKVFEDEKFSIYVCKANHSVTAFSYLFEEKDKPGRFNLEKAKELGIPEGKLWSDLQKGCEITIDEKTIKPEQVLGEKRPGKKIGISGDTMPTPKLEKFFENCDYLVFDSTFLEDEKLRAQETCHSTAKQAATVGKNAGVKNLILTHFSARYKDETDHLKEAQEIHSSVITARDLLEVEIK, from the coding sequence ATGAAACTGGTATTTTTAGGAACATCAGCAGCTCAACCTACAGAAAATAGAGGATTATCATGTATTTGCTTAGAAAGAGATGGTGAGATTTTGATGTTTGATGCTGGCGAAGCTGCTCAAATATCATTTATGAAATCAGGTTTGGGTTGGAATAAAAAAATGAAATTATTTGTTACACATATGCATGGTGATCATTGTGTAGGAATTTTAGGATTATTACAAACAATGTCAATGCAAAATAGAACTGAGGCATTAGAAATTTTTGGACCAAGTGGAATTGAAGAATTTATTGGTGCTAACATAAAGATATTAAATTTTGGATTATCATTTCCAGTTTTAATTACTACAATAAAAGAAGGAAAAGTGTTTGAGGATGAAAAATTTTCAATATATGTTTGTAAAGCAAATCATTCTGTTACAGCATTTTCATATTTATTTGAAGAAAAAGATAAACCTGGAAGATTTAATCTAGAAAAAGCAAAAGAACTAGGAATACCAGAAGGAAAATTATGGAGTGATTTACAAAAGGGATGTGAAATAACTATTGATGAAAAAACAATAAAACCTGAACAAGTATTAGGAGAAAAACGTCCAGGAAAAAAAATTGGAATTTCTGGTGACACAATGCCTACACCAAAATTAGAAAAATTTTTTGAAAATTGTGATTATCTTGTATTTGATTCTACCTTTTTGGAAGATGAAAAACTAAGAGCACAAGAAACATGTCATTCGACTGCAAAACAAGCTGCAACAGTAGGTAAAAATGCTGGAGTTAAGAATTTAATTTTAACACATTTTTCTGCGAGATATAAAGATGAGACTGATCATTTGAAAGAGGCACAAGAAATTCACAGCTCAGTAATTACAGCAAGAGATCTTTTAGAAGTAGAAATAAAGTAA
- a CDS encoding SIR2 family NAD-dependent protein deacylase, with amino-acid sequence MFELIEDQITKFKKIVFVTGAGISQESGIPTFRGNDGLWRNYDAMKLATIDAFYDNPKLVWEWYNERRRNIFQAKPNSGHIAIAELEKYAEVVVLTQNIDGLHQKSGSSKVLELHGSIVKIKCSVCDYREEILTEITNLPPLCKCGNILRPDVVWFGESLPQDVWQNAMNFASKCDLMIIAGTSLVVSPANTLPIYAKQNNATLIEINPENTTMSGEMNLEIRKTSAESLPKLVSLFKNKL; translated from the coding sequence ATGTTTGAATTAATAGAAGATCAAATTACGAAATTTAAAAAAATAGTTTTTGTGACAGGAGCTGGAATTTCACAAGAAAGTGGAATTCCTACTTTTAGAGGAAACGACGGATTATGGAGAAATTATGATGCAATGAAATTAGCCACAATTGATGCGTTTTATGATAATCCAAAATTGGTTTGGGAGTGGTATAATGAAAGACGGAGGAATATCTTTCAGGCAAAACCAAATTCAGGGCATATAGCAATTGCTGAACTTGAAAAATATGCCGAAGTTGTAGTATTAACACAAAATATTGATGGATTGCATCAAAAATCAGGTAGTTCAAAGGTATTGGAACTTCATGGAAGTATTGTAAAGATCAAATGTTCAGTTTGTGATTACAGGGAGGAAATATTGACGGAGATCACTAATCTGCCCCCACTATGCAAATGTGGTAATATTCTTAGACCTGATGTTGTGTGGTTTGGAGAATCATTACCTCAAGATGTATGGCAAAATGCTATGAATTTTGCAAGTAAGTGTGATTTGATGATTATTGCAGGTACGTCACTTGTAGTATCTCCAGCAAATACGTTACCTATCTATGCAAAACAAAACAATGCTACATTAATAGAAATTAATCCAGAAAATACAACAATGTCAGGAGAAATGAATTTGGAAATTAGAAAGACTAGTGCAGAATCATTACCAAAATTAGTTTCATTATTTAAAAATAAATTATGA
- a CDS encoding RNA-binding domain-containing protein, whose protein sequence is MKIPNINCKIEMTCPINLSEHPEKVKQSISNIFPFSDITNENFSIKAQSNELRSLEKIYESITTTQSQKSYTRNLENNLEDDRTWFFLNKQAAFVEQIAICDQAEESPLGPIKVTLTSSNIDGIIDWLAFAK, encoded by the coding sequence ATGAAAATTCCAAACATCAATTGTAAAATTGAAATGACTTGTCCAATAAATTTATCTGAACATCCTGAAAAAGTCAAACAATCTATTTCAAACATATTTCCGTTTTCTGATATTACGAATGAAAATTTTTCAATCAAAGCACAATCTAATGAATTAAGATCTTTAGAAAAAATTTATGAATCAATCACTACAACACAATCTCAAAAAAGCTATACACGAAATTTGGAAAATAATTTAGAAGATGATAGAACTTGGTTTTTCTTAAACAAACAAGCTGCTTTTGTTGAACAGATCGCAATTTGTGATCAAGCAGAAGAATCTCCGTTAGGACCAATCAAGGTCACTCTTACCTCATCTAATATTGATGGAATTATTGATTGGTTAGCTTTTGCAAAATAA
- a CDS encoding AAA family ATPase, with amino-acid sequence MLAKLIVCLTGMPGAGKSTIADGLKLKGYEIINMGNAVREEAKKRNLESTRENLGKLMLELREKNGSGAIAELVKPQIESSTSNVILIDGVRSNDEIQVLKKFGTVKLLAVHASTDTRFDFLQKRGRSDDPQTKEHFEERDNRELGVGISNSIALSDYAISNVGLTKDELIEQTFKIIQSWVE; translated from the coding sequence ATGTTGGCTAAACTAATCGTATGTTTAACAGGAATGCCTGGTGCAGGTAAATCCACAATTGCTGATGGCCTGAAACTTAAGGGATACGAAATTATCAATATGGGTAATGCAGTAAGAGAAGAGGCAAAGAAAAGAAATTTAGAATCAACAAGAGAAAATCTTGGAAAATTAATGCTTGAGCTTAGAGAAAAAAATGGCTCTGGAGCAATTGCAGAATTAGTTAAACCACAAATTGAATCTTCAACATCAAATGTAATTTTAATTGATGGAGTAAGATCAAATGATGAAATTCAAGTATTAAAGAAATTTGGTACTGTAAAATTATTGGCAGTTCATGCATCAACTGATACTAGATTTGATTTTTTGCAAAAAAGAGGAAGATCAGATGATCCACAAACAAAAGAACACTTTGAAGAAAGAGATAATCGTGAATTAGGAGTTGGTATAAGTAATTCTATTGCTCTATCTGATTATGCAATTTCAAATGTAGGTTTAACAAAAGATGAATTAATTGAACAAACTTTTAAAATTATTCAAAGTTGGGTAGAATGA
- the thpR gene encoding RNA 2',3'-cyclic phosphodiesterase yields MRVFVAIEITDEIVINSIRKFQDELKIEAKPVEPQNFHFTLQFLGEISQDILLKITKALEKIEFSSFDIVLKGTGVFPKPSFPRVIWVGSDEKGGDLLIQLSKKVVKALEPLGFLQDKPFKPHITVFRIKKKIGDISKELENKKMTDFGMQKISNIKLKKSELTSSGSIYSDLMEVKAKN; encoded by the coding sequence ATGAGAGTTTTTGTGGCAATTGAAATCACAGATGAAATCGTGATTAATTCAATTAGAAAATTCCAAGATGAATTAAAAATTGAGGCAAAACCAGTTGAACCACAAAATTTTCATTTTACATTACAATTTTTAGGAGAAATTTCGCAAGATATCTTACTAAAAATAACAAAAGCTTTAGAAAAAATTGAATTTTCAAGTTTTGACATAGTTCTAAAAGGAACTGGAGTTTTTCCGAAACCTAGTTTTCCTAGAGTAATTTGGGTAGGATCAGATGAAAAAGGGGGAGATTTACTGATTCAACTATCTAAAAAAGTGGTAAAAGCACTAGAACCATTAGGATTCTTACAAGATAAGCCATTCAAACCTCATATCACAGTATTTAGAATTAAAAAGAAGATTGGAGATATATCAAAAGAATTGGAAAATAAGAAAATGACAGATTTTGGAATGCAAAAGATCTCAAACATAAAATTGAAAAAAAGTGAACTTACTTCAAGTGGATCAATCTATTCAGATTTGATGGAGGTAAAGGCAAAAAATTGA
- the cca gene encoding CCA tRNA nucleotidyltransferase, producing MKKIISKVSKTVVPSKTIEKTKNNIAEIAFQLVKKEIEKHSEVIGLEFGGSFAKGTWLSKDADVDIFIKFKKNVSEEKFEKISKKIGFDSLKKYSPYVRYSQHPYVEAKIKNTKINVVPCYDVKAGEWKSAADRSPFHTKFMKKSLTPKMRNEVRVLKTFLKSNGIYGAEIAKQGFSGYISEVLILEFGNFENLIKSISKIEENQIIGKTSKKFDTSIVVIDPIDSNRNLAAAISDQNIGKFIIISRAFKEKPGIGFFKIRKPRISNKFWNNVLVVKFDFKARSPDIIWGQIKRATSTLSTQLELGGFTVLRSKPHTDQQNEAYLLFFLESTKISEIYAKKGPEFFREDSTHSFISKNLKNAELVWVGNNRKIISLEKRNHCDVVSFMKEFLKKNLQVGIPKGLQSDFKRGFKVSIGNKNLSKSIKEEAAELISVDGTLLHFN from the coding sequence TTGAAGAAGATAATTTCTAAAGTTTCTAAAACAGTAGTTCCTTCAAAAACAATTGAAAAAACAAAAAATAACATTGCAGAAATTGCTTTTCAATTAGTTAAAAAAGAAATTGAAAAACATTCAGAAGTAATTGGATTAGAATTTGGAGGATCTTTTGCTAAGGGTACTTGGTTAAGTAAGGATGCAGACGTTGATATTTTTATAAAATTCAAAAAAAATGTATCAGAAGAAAAATTTGAAAAAATATCTAAAAAAATTGGATTTGACTCATTAAAAAAATATTCCCCATATGTTAGATATTCTCAACACCCATATGTTGAGGCTAAAATTAAGAATACTAAGATCAATGTTGTACCATGCTATGATGTAAAAGCTGGAGAATGGAAAAGTGCTGCAGATAGATCCCCATTCCACACTAAATTTATGAAAAAATCATTAACACCAAAAATGAGAAATGAAGTACGAGTTCTAAAGACTTTTCTGAAATCAAATGGAATTTATGGTGCAGAAATTGCAAAACAAGGATTTAGTGGATATATTTCTGAAGTTTTAATTTTAGAGTTTGGTAATTTTGAAAATCTTATTAAATCTATTTCAAAAATTGAAGAAAATCAAATTATTGGAAAAACAAGTAAAAAATTTGATACATCAATTGTTGTAATTGATCCAATTGATAGTAATAGAAATTTAGCTGCTGCTATTTCTGATCAAAATATTGGCAAATTTATTATCATTTCAAGAGCCTTTAAAGAAAAACCTGGAATTGGATTTTTTAAGATTAGAAAACCAAGAATATCAAATAAATTTTGGAATAATGTGTTGGTTGTTAAATTTGATTTCAAAGCTAGAAGTCCTGATATTATCTGGGGACAAATCAAAAGAGCGACTTCAACATTGTCCACTCAGTTAGAACTGGGAGGATTTACTGTATTGAGGAGTAAACCTCATACAGATCAGCAAAATGAAGCCTATCTTTTGTTCTTTTTAGAATCTACAAAAATTAGTGAGATTTATGCAAAAAAAGGACCTGAATTCTTTAGAGAAGATAGTACTCATAGTTTTATTTCTAAAAATCTCAAAAATGCAGAATTGGTATGGGTTGGAAATAACAGGAAAATAATTTCCTTAGAAAAAAGAAATCATTGTGATGTTGTGAGTTTTATGAAAGAATTTTTGAAGAAAAATCTTCAAGTAGGCATACCAAAAGGTCTTCAAAGTGATTTTAAACGAGGATTCAAAGTATCCATAGGAAACAAAAATCTAAGCAAATCAATTAAAGAGGAAGCAGCTGAATTGATTTCAGTAGATGGCACACTCCTTCATTTCAATTAA
- a CDS encoding RIO1 family regulatory kinase/ATPase: MAHSFISIKKFSEKPYSNILGYPNATNRQIKSRINELEKLKIKSISLTGPTTLGNLEILGKGYVGVVVIAKKGSKEIALKIRRTDSQRKNMKNEAVLLKLVNSVKVGPKMIDVSKNFLVMEYLEGEKFSNWIELLKGVGSAKKLKSTIKSVLEDCYRLDQIGFDHGELSNISKHVIVGKTKASLIDFESSSTKRKPSNVTSITQAFFIGSGISKTAQKIYKNSSKEKIIEALKSYKQEKSRENFEKLLKILKL, from the coding sequence ATGGCACACTCCTTCATTTCAATTAAGAAGTTTTCAGAAAAGCCATACTCAAATATTTTAGGATATCCAAATGCAACTAATCGTCAAATAAAATCAAGAATTAATGAATTAGAAAAATTAAAAATTAAATCTATTTCCTTAACAGGCCCTACTACACTTGGAAATTTAGAAATTTTAGGAAAAGGTTACGTGGGTGTTGTAGTAATTGCCAAAAAAGGTAGTAAAGAAATTGCTCTAAAAATTAGAAGGACAGATTCTCAAAGGAAAAATATGAAAAATGAAGCAGTATTGTTAAAATTAGTTAATTCAGTTAAAGTTGGTCCAAAAATGATTGATGTTAGTAAGAATTTTTTAGTTATGGAATATCTCGAAGGTGAAAAATTTAGTAATTGGATTGAATTATTGAAAGGAGTTGGAAGTGCAAAAAAATTAAAATCTACAATTAAAAGTGTGTTAGAAGATTGTTATCGATTAGATCAAATTGGATTTGATCATGGTGAATTGAGTAATATTTCGAAGCATGTTATTGTAGGTAAAACAAAAGCTTCACTAATTGATTTTGAAAGTTCTAGTACAAAGAGAAAACCATCTAATGTTACATCAATTACTCAAGCATTTTTTATTGGATCTGGAATTTCAAAAACAGCTCAAAAAATTTACAAAAATTCATCCAAAGAAAAAATTATTGAGGCATTAAAATCGTACAAACAAGAGAAATCAAGAGAAAATTTTGAAAAATTACTCAAAATTTTGAAATTATAA
- a CDS encoding NAD(P)/FAD-dependent oxidoreductase has product MSDIPHVVILGGGFGGLSAANEIRNTISSSNVKITVIDKKDWFMVGFAKLWIINGTRTFENSVGSLNELQKKEIDFIKDEIISINFENKNVETKSQTISFDFLIISMGAILAPQKIPGLEENGYNLYDHNQLSEIREKLQNIKSGKIAISIMGMPYKCPPAPFEASLLIDSMLRKRRIRDSVQIDFYSPAPITLPAAGPEVSKQILELVNSEKIIFHNSSKIKSVQDKKLIFENSEADFDLLLAIPPHIAPKVIYDSGLAKEPGFIPIDRDCKTPLENIFAVGDVTSLSVGENMAVPKAGIFAEGEGITVAKNIISKIQSKEEDALFDGKGGCFIESGRDTASVIEVDMFTNEKPSTNLTESTSDNLSKKIEFEKERLSKWL; this is encoded by the coding sequence TTGTCAGATATTCCTCACGTTGTAATTTTGGGTGGAGGATTTGGAGGATTATCAGCTGCAAATGAAATAAGAAATACAATATCATCATCTAATGTAAAAATCACTGTAATTGATAAAAAAGATTGGTTCATGGTAGGTTTTGCTAAATTATGGATCATTAATGGAACTCGTACTTTTGAAAATTCTGTTGGGTCATTAAATGAATTACAAAAAAAAGAAATTGATTTCATAAAAGATGAAATTATATCAATTAATTTTGAAAACAAAAATGTTGAAACAAAATCCCAAACAATTTCATTTGATTTTCTAATAATTTCAATGGGGGCAATTTTAGCTCCACAAAAAATTCCAGGGTTAGAAGAAAATGGATACAATCTTTATGATCACAACCAACTCTCAGAAATTCGTGAAAAACTTCAAAACATCAAATCTGGAAAAATAGCTATTTCTATTATGGGCATGCCTTACAAATGTCCACCAGCACCATTTGAGGCTAGTTTACTTATAGATTCTATGCTTAGAAAACGCAGAATTCGTGATTCTGTTCAAATTGATTTTTACAGTCCTGCTCCAATTACTTTGCCTGCTGCAGGACCTGAAGTCAGCAAACAAATTCTTGAACTAGTTAATTCTGAAAAAATTATTTTTCATAATTCATCTAAAATAAAATCTGTACAAGACAAAAAATTAATTTTTGAAAATAGTGAAGCTGATTTTGATTTACTTTTAGCAATTCCACCTCATATTGCTCCAAAAGTAATCTATGATTCTGGATTAGCTAAAGAACCTGGTTTTATTCCAATAGATCGAGATTGTAAAACACCATTAGAAAATATCTTTGCAGTTGGAGATGTAACTAGTTTATCTGTTGGAGAAAATATGGCTGTTCCAAAAGCAGGAATTTTTGCAGAAGGAGAAGGAATTACTGTTGCTAAAAATATTATCTCAAAAATTCAATCAAAGGAAGAAGATGCATTGTTTGATGGAAAAGGTGGATGTTTTATTGAATCTGGAAGAGATACTGCATCTGTAATTGAAGTTGATATGTTTACAAATGAGAAACCCTCTACAAACCTTACAGAATCAACATCTGATAACCTTTCTAAAAAAATTGAATTTGAAAAAGAAAGACTATCAAAATGGCTATGA
- a CDS encoding SDR family oxidoreductase, protein MIKDKVAIITGASSGIGFATALALSKAGAKVAIGARRVDRLEELAKKISADGGEVFYQKLDVTQKTECDNFANAVLEKWGSIDILVNNAGLMPLSFFKSLKVDEWDRMVDVNIKGVLYSTAAVISHMKEKKSGHIVNLSSVAGRIVFPAGSVYCATKHAVAAFSEGLRQEFSVRSNIRVTSIEPGVVDTELNDTITDESLQGFIENAKKMEALHAEDIANAILYAVDSPSYVNVNEILIRPTTQER, encoded by the coding sequence ATGATTAAAGATAAAGTTGCAATAATTACTGGAGCTAGTAGTGGAATTGGATTTGCTACTGCTTTGGCCTTATCAAAAGCAGGTGCAAAAGTAGCAATTGGTGCAAGAAGAGTTGACCGTTTAGAAGAACTTGCAAAAAAAATATCTGCTGATGGTGGAGAAGTCTTTTATCAAAAATTAGATGTAACACAAAAAACTGAATGTGATAATTTCGCTAATGCTGTTTTAGAAAAATGGGGTTCTATTGATATTCTTGTTAATAACGCTGGATTAATGCCATTGAGTTTCTTCAAAAGCCTCAAAGTTGATGAATGGGATAGAATGGTAGATGTGAATATCAAAGGTGTCTTGTATTCTACAGCCGCAGTAATTTCTCACATGAAAGAAAAAAAATCTGGTCATATAGTTAATCTCTCATCTGTAGCTGGAAGAATAGTTTTTCCTGCTGGTAGTGTTTATTGTGCAACAAAACATGCAGTTGCTGCATTTAGTGAGGGATTAAGACAAGAATTTAGTGTTCGTTCTAACATTAGAGTAACTAGTATTGAACCAGGAGTTGTTGACACAGAACTAAATGACACAATAACTGATGAATCTCTTCAAGGATTCATTGAAAATGCAAAAAAGATGGAAGCATTACATGCTGAAGATATTGCAAATGCTATTTTGTATGCAGTTGATTCACCATCATACGTTAACGTAAATGAAATTTTAATTCGTCCTACAACGCAAGAACGTTAA